The Coregonus clupeaformis isolate EN_2021a chromosome 20, ASM2061545v1, whole genome shotgun sequence genome contains a region encoding:
- the LOC121532566 gene encoding B-cell receptor CD22-like yields the protein MTQYIKVTEGKYFGEPGVTLSVTDLQVKVTPATVTEGQKVTLTCSTTCTLRDNPNPTYIWYKNGHVTNQSNSLFLNPVSSEDAGRYSCAVEGHEVLHSPEETLTVRYGPKNTSVSVSPSGEIVEGSSVTLTCSSDANPPVQSYTWYKKNGGGYQRMTGPQHVFNQIQSSDTGEYYCEVQNEMGTDRSTTINMDVKYGPKNTSVSVSPSGEIVEGSSVTLTCSSDANPPVDEYTWYKKNVTSPKASGKSYSITNISSEDSGEYYCEAENKIASSNSTALMINVAGDSEEEVM from the exons ATGACCCAGTATATAAAGGTC ACCGAAGGGAAATATTTTGGTGAACCTGGAGTCACTTTGTCTGTTACAG ACCTGCAGGTGAAGGTGACTCCTGCCACTGTGACAGAGGGACAGAAGgtgacactgacctgtagcacCACCTGTACTCTGAGGgacaaccccaaccccacctacATCTGGTACAAGAACGGACATGTAACCAACCAATCTAACAGTCTGTTCCTAAACCCAGTCAGCAGTGAGGATGCAGGCAGATACTCCTGTGCTGTAGAAGGCCATGAGGTTCTCCACTCTCCTGAAGAGACTCTCACTGTCAGAT ATGGCCCAAAGAACACCTcagtgtcagtcagtccctctggtGAAATAGTGGAGGGCAGTTCAGTGACTCTGACCTGCAGCAGTGATGCCAACCCACCTGTGCAGAGTTACACCTGGTACAAGAAGAATGGAGGTGGCTATCAGCGTATGACAGGACCACAGCATGTCTTCAATCAAATCCAGTCATCAGACACTGGAGAGTACTACTGTGAGGtccagaatgagatggggacagACAGGTCTACGACCATAAACATGGATGTGAAGT ATGGTCCAAAGAACACCTcagtgtcagtcagtccctctggtGAAATAGTGGAGGGCAGTTCAGTGACTCTGACCTGCAGCAGTGATGCCAACCCACCTGTGGACGAATACACCTGGTACAAGAAGAACGTAACCTCACCAAAAGCATCAGGAAAGAGTTACAGCATCACTAACATCAGCTCTGAGGACAGTGGAGAATACTACTGTGAGGCTGAGAATAAAATAGCATCTAGTAACTCTACAGCTCTGATGATCAATGTAGCAG GAGATTCAGAGGAGGAAGTGATGTGA